A region of Lycium barbarum isolate Lr01 chromosome 3, ASM1917538v2, whole genome shotgun sequence DNA encodes the following proteins:
- the LOC132634268 gene encoding uncharacterized protein LOC132634268, giving the protein MASLRFSSFMLVIVLFTFLTIKNTIAYSDNQAKQTFVVHEAENGYAMASLRNNHEKEVLDGVPAAAEFTNGREGGRKMMLERKNIKKNMKQVEATEEADSKNSGASAIHSVGNLNFKGQGKLRELSGRSSSSHSVKANTGSFVALNADYHMARPHPPKNN; this is encoded by the exons ATGGCGTCTTTACGTTTTAGTTCCTTTATGCTTGTTATCGTACTCTTCACTTTTCTTACCATAAAGAATACAATTGCTTATAGTGATAACCAAG CTAAACAAACCTTTGTGGTCCATGAAGCAGAAAATGGTTATGCCATGGCATCACTAAGGAATAATCATGAGAAG GAAGTTTTGGATGGTGTACCAGCAGCTGCTGAATTCACTAATGGTAGAGAGGGAGGAAGAAAAATGATGTTAGAGCGAAAGAACATAAAGAAAAACATGAAGCAAGTGGAAGCTACAGAGGAAGCTGATTCAAAGAATTCAGGTGCAAGTGCAATCCATTCTGTTGGAAATTTAAACTTTAAAGGACAGGGGAAGTTGAGAGAATTGAGCGGTAGAAGTAGTAGTAGCCATTCAGTGAAGGCCAATACAGGGAGTTTTGTGGCTCTTAATGCTGATTATCACATGGCAAGACCACACCCCCCTAAGAATAATTGA